A genomic segment from Asterias amurensis chromosome 6, ASM3211899v1 encodes:
- the LOC139938960 gene encoding echinoidin-like, with product MAVFLRVTVMVLAVIGLTSAECPPLWTRFRNNCYRFMGHEMSWTDAENHCRQFFTISGQAHLASVHSSDEVDFLIQYSESSFISALGKHVWIGFSDQSNEGTFSWSDGTAFDYEEWLPGQPDDYGSGEDCGEIWFRMEHQTGLNDRPCSEPHSHVCKMPIGVMCCF from the coding sequence ATGGCTGTCTTTCTCAGAGTTACGGTGATGGTCCTGGCTGTGATTGGGCTGACCAGTGCAGAATGTCCTCCGCTATGGACTCGCTTTCGTAACAACTGCTACCGTTTCATGGGTCATGAAATGTCGTGGACCGATGCCGAAAACCACTGCCGGCAGTTTTTTACCATCAGCGGACAGGCCCATCTTGCGTCCGTGCACAGCTCTGACGAAGTGGATTTCCTGATCCAGTATTCGGAATCTTCATTCATCTCTGCGTTGGGCAAACATgtatggattgggttttccgACCAGTCCAATGAAGGCACTTTCAGCTGGAGTGACGGCACAGCGTTCGACTACGAGGAATGGCTTCCTGGACAACCGGATGATTACGGCTCCGGGGAAGATTGCGGTGAAATCTGGTTTCGTATGGAGCATCAGACGGGTTTGAATGATCGCCCCTGCTCCGAGCCTCATTCACATGTCTGCAAGATGCCGATTGGTGTCATGTGTTGTTTCTGA
- the LOC139938959 gene encoding alpha-N-acetylgalactosamine-specific lectin-like, with amino-acid sequence MAFFLRVTVMVLAVIGLTSADCPPLWTRFRHNCYRFMGQEMSWTDAENHCREFFTISGQGHLASHSSDEENFVIMYVKSSFISADDKHVWIGLTDQSNEGTFIWSDGRALDYNEGWKPREPNNAGSGEDCVEIWYDLTYGPVKNDRPCSNLYSHVCKMSIDVNGCF; translated from the coding sequence ATGGCTTTCTTTCTCCGAGTTACGGTGATGGTCCTGGCTGTGATTGGGCTGACCAGTGCAGATTGTCCACCGCTATGGACTCGCTTTCGTCACAACTGCTACCGTTTCATGGGTCAAGAAATGTCGTGGACCGATGCCGAAAACCACTGTCGGGAGTTCTTTACCATTAGCGGACAGGGCCATCTTGCATCGCACAGCTCTGACGAAGAAAATTTCGTGATCATGTATGTGAAATCTTCATTCATCTCTGCCGACGACAAACACGTTTGGATTGGGTTGACCGACCAATCCAATGAAGGAACTTTCATCTGGAGTGACGGCAGAGCGCTGGACTATAACGAAGGATGGAAACCAAGAGAACCGAATAATGCAGGCTCAGGTGAAGATTGTGTTGAAATTTGGTATGATTTGACTTATGGGCCGGTTAAGAACGATCGCCCCTGCTCAAATCTCTACTCACATGTCTGCAAGATGTCAATTGATGTCAATGGTTGTTTCTAA